In a genomic window of Wyeomyia smithii strain HCP4-BCI-WySm-NY-G18 chromosome 1, ASM2978416v1, whole genome shotgun sequence:
- the LOC129722447 gene encoding uncharacterized oxidoreductase dhs-27-like, giving the protein MSDTEEDSISSDGWPINEDWLIEVLKKHHEVRSGIRITDFKVKQGCHEGVNNLSDILAVSVIYEFQNQQIETKHLDIVIKLLPQDPFSRFFVTEAQFDLREIKFYTSILPDLLAFQELQNTKEDGIGMLISVPTCFYTQYTPNISPSHGSPEPPESILVLEDMRSLGYKGANFTSGLTVSQTEAAIRAIVTIHVLSLGLKVKKKVNVNEKYPFLFQTTRATESYQQLVEQGMPQLTKFLETKPDYVNELKALNKIRPKTKELIETLLQPIEPMGLITHTDFWCNNLLFRSEADGTDTCIILDWQMVTYSRPTNDLALLLVSSIPSNIRRQHSARLLDLYYNLLRDNCLKLDIDIEVDLDYSRNKMELEYRQSGLLALLLCIGSIDIAIGNPLAEQRLLDVLRDFNNDGVLSLEEFISCN; this is encoded by the exons ATGTCCGATACGGAAGAAGATTCGATCAGTTCCGACGGCTGGCCCATTAACGAGGACTGGTTGATAGAGGTGCTGAAAAAGCATCACGAAGTGCGGTCCGGAATTAGGATTACAGATTTTAAAGTGAAGCAAGGCTGCCATGAAGGGGTCAATAATCTAAGCGATATCCTAGCAGTTTCGGTGATCTACGAGTTTCAAAATCAGCAGATTGAAACTAAGCATTTGGACATCGTGATAAAACTCCTGCCGCAGGATCCGTTCAGCAGGTTTTTCGTGACGGAAGCGCAATTCGACTTGAGGGAAATCAAATTCTACACAAGT ATACTTCCTGATCTCCTAGCGTTTCAGGAGTTGCAGAATACCAAAGAAGATGGTATCGGAATGTTGATTTCGGTACCCACATGTTTCTACACGCAGTACACTCCCAATATTAGTCCTTCACATGGCAGTCCAGAGCCTCCGGAGAGCATTCTAGTGTTGGAAGATATGCGATCGCTAGGTTACAAG GGTGCTAATTTTACTTCCGGACTCACAGTCAGTCAAACAGAGGCTGCCATTCGAGCAATCGTGACCATCCATGTGCTTTCGCTGGGTCTCAAAGTCAAGAAGAAGGTCAACGTTAACGAAAAATATCCC TTCCTCTTCCAAACGACCCGAGCCACCGAGAGCTACCAGCAGTTAGTGGAACAAGGCATGCCTCAGCTAACTAAGTTTCTCGAGACTAAGCCAGACTACGTAAATGAACTCAAGGCGCTCAATAAAATCCGTCCCAAGACGAAAGAACTGATCGAAACACTTTTACAGCCAATTGAACCAATGGGACTGATTACACATACGGATTTTTGGTGTAACAATCTACTGTTCCGTTCGGAAGCGGATGGCACTGATACCTGCATCATTTTGGATTGGCAGATGGTGACATACAGCCGCCCCACCAACGATCTGGCGTTGCTGCTGGTATCGTCAATCCCGTCCAATATTCGGCGACAACATAGTGCTCGACTGCTAGATTTGTACTACAATCTGCTGAGAGACAATTGTTTGAAGTTGGACATAGATATAGAGGTTGACTTAGACTACAGTCGAAATAAGATGGAACTTGAGTATCg ACAATCCGGACTTTTGGCGTTACTACTTTGTATTGGTTCGATCGATATAGCTATTGGAAATCCGCTGGCCGAACAACGGCTGCTGGATGTACTGCGGGATTTTAACAACGATGGCGTGTTGAGTTTAGAGGAGTTCATCAGTTGTAATTAA
- the LOC129722464 gene encoding E3 ubiquitin-protein ligase RNF19B-like — translation MRRTSRNSFNFDFSLRRLLLQGARAARGSPPLGQRLCDVEKGSGSGSSSSGPSGNGGKYDKGGSSSSGGHKHNSDSTSQHSANSPGNLDRGISTSKLTPNNYKSSNSLQSKSTTGSASGAAGSGAKSTSSPEECPLCYDTLPAGEEFYSLLNCRHYACRGCLENYLMIEISESRTDISCPQCPEAMHPTDIQTLLKTFPAAITKYEDFMVRRVLLADPDSRWCPGPDCSYAVIASGCASCPRIRCERPGCDVQFCYHCKAEWHPDQTCDAARASRQSPTRAPSGSISNDSQHKDDIKPCPRCQVLIVKMDDGSCNHMVCAICGSEFCWLCMKEISDLHYLSPSGCTFWGKKPWSRKKKLLWQLGTLVGAPLGIALVAGIAVPAMIIGIPVWVGRKIHTRYKAAGKHKRNFAVLGGVTASVIVSPVLAGLAVAIGVPILLFYVYGVVPVSLCRAGCGEGTKFEFDEEEDNGSRNHDATSVDAVSRIGATSIGEVSLSVASGSHLGVSSQHSNFSAIANPSTRESMTALAGSITGHRLEVQADISTSETASAVTCVSEKSGNTLNDTASTKALAGSILSYRAQQMATDSACFSASEDGASERVRFDSTVCYVIDSSSTGGGSKKDSCDIWYTVPLDQDTAADKASLGSGRSFRSSERSFRDDFDSTSLSSSHNTANTISTSHHSHSAVGTNAGAGAASSSGNSASKHQRINAFGTRIPKLGAAAHQHRTLSMDSNTGSYNIPENVSLEQELDEQAQLEQQASSSVTVTSKMQMAPDSMENRASSKLDEPRRGAKSRTHMLRNLFFAQTGTGNYLTDIQTGEFSKT, via the exons CACAATTCCGATTCCACTTCGCAACATTCGGCCAACTCTCCGGGCAATTTAGACCGAGGCATCTCCACCTCCAAGCTGACGCCAAATAATTATAAGTCATCAAATAGTTTGCAGAGTAAAAGCACCACCGGCTCCGCTTCGGGAGCTGCCGGCTCCGGGGCTAAATCAACCTCCTCACCAGAAGAATGTCCCCTATGTTACGATACCTTGCCCGCAGGGGAGGAGTTCTACTCATTGCTGAACTGTCGACATTATGCCTGTCGGGGCTGTCTAGAAAATTATCTTATGATCGAAATCTCCGAAAGCCGAACGGACATTAGCTGTCCCCAGTGTCCGGAGGCAATGCACCCGACCGACATTCAAACGTTACTGAAAACGTTCCCCGCTGCCATTACCAAATACGAAGACTTCATGGTACGCCGAGTTCTACTGGCGGATCCGGATTCCCGCTGGTGCCCCGGGCCGGACTGCAGTTATGCCGTAATTGCAAGTGGATGTGCCTCCTGCCCACGGATACGATGTGAACGTCCCGGATGCGATGTACAGTTCTGCTATCACTGCAAAGCCGAGTGGCATCCggatcagacatgcgatgcggCCCGAGCATCCAGGCAGAGCCCCACTAGGGCACCGTCCGGTAGTATAAGTAACGATTCTCAACACA AAGACGATATCAAACCATGCCCCCGCTGTCAGGTCCTGATCGTCAAGATGGACGACGGGTCCTGTAACCACATGGTCTGTGCTATCTGCGGCTCGGAATTCTGTTGGCTCTGCATGAAGGAGATTAGCGATCTGCATTATCTCAGTCCATCTGGATGTACCTTCTGGGGCAAGAAGCCTTGGTCCCGAAAGAAAAAACTTCTCTGGCAGCTGGGTACACTGGTAGGAGCACCGCTAGGCATCGCACTGGTTGCAGGAATTGCAGTACCTGCCATGATCATAG GCATCCCGGTTTGGGTAGGCAGAAAAATACACACGCGATACAAAGCGGCGGGAAAACACAAGCGGAATTTTGCAGTTCTGGGAGGTGTAACGGCATCG gtaattGTATCTCCTGTGCTAGCTGGGTTAGCAGTAGCTATTGGAGTACCTATCCTGCTGTTTTACGTTTACGGGGTAGTACCAGTTTCCTTGTGCCGCGCTGGTTGTGGCGAGGGGACCAAGTTTGAGTTTgacgaagaagaagacaatGGCTCTCGGAATCATG ATGCAACAAGCGTGGACGCCGTATCACGGATTGGAGCCACTAGTATAGGAGAAGTTAGTCTGAGTGTCGCCAGCGGAAGCCACCTGGGGGTCAGCAGTCAGCATTCAAACTTCAGCGCCATCGCAAATCCATCGACACGAGAATCAATGACCGCCCTAGCCGGCAGCATAACAGG CCATCGTTTGGAGGTACAAGCTGATATTAGCACATCGGAGACGGCCTCTGCAGTAACATGCGTTAGCGAAAAATCAGGCAATACTCTGAATGATACAGCCTCTACGAAGGCCCTAGCGGGATCAATTCTCAGTTATCGAGCGCAACAGATGGCTACAGATTCGGCCTGTTTTAGTGCATCGGAGGACGGTGCCTCTGAGCGAGTTCGATTCGATAGTACCGTATGCTATGTTATTGACAGCAGTAGCACTGGTGGTGGCAGCAAAAAAGACTCCTGTGACATCTGGTATACTGTCCCTCTGGATCAG GATACTGCAGCGGATAAAGCCAGTCTGGGTAGTGGTCGATCATTTCGCAGCTCGGAGCGATCCTTCCGGGATGACTTTGATTCAACTAGTCTATCATCATCGCACAATACTGCCAACACGATTAGCACCAGTCATCATAGTCACAGCGCTGTAGGTACGAATGCGGGAGCAGGTGCGGCGAGCAGCAGCGGAAATTCGGCTTCTAAGCATCAACGCATCAATGCGTTCGGTACACGCATACCCAAACTCGGTGCGGCAGCACATCAACACCGCACCCTGTCCATGGACAGCAACACCGGCTCGTACAACATTCCGGAAAATGTAAGCCTCGAGCAGGAATTAGATGAGCAGGCTCAACTGGAACAACAGGCTTCTTCGTCAGTGACAGTTACATCCAAGATGCAGATGGCACCAGACAGTATGGAAAATAGAGCATCATCAAAATTGGATGAACCGCGGAGGGGAGCCAAGTCCAGAACCCACATGTTGAGAAATTTATTCTTTGCGCAAACTGGCACTGGCAACTATTTGACGGACATTCAAACGGGAGAATTCTCTAAGACGTAG